Proteins from one Polymorphobacter megasporae genomic window:
- a CDS encoding BTAD domain-containing putative transcriptional regulator — protein sequence MAFDDWLAVERVRQPERVVVAVCAGLPDMIGRAAPIHIQEILRSLDRLDPWNEAIARLGFSADHAAGDIASLHRRYRRLCDGLTKEFGVDPSTETQTMFERLSTMGTPAPVGPVVAAPSASAVLPTVLVSPIETITDDRVSRDIAEVLTDDIRTALAPYREIRVVALAADVASVKDTVADALAAYVLTGKIRLIGAQIRLNLQLGNIATGIIVWSDQLSVEQTNLSTAIDDVVAKAVGSILPAIESDITSMPELAAYAGADDIILFAKARRLMSFDRTLPEIQAAAAMLEEIVERNPRHVHATIWLARMYNTDFWQKIAGHDVAAFRARALDLARRATAYEPSDGRLLLRLSWCYLRSRNWLRADRGFRKAITQMLNHADSMNECAAGLCILGELEDAERYMQRAFALNPAAPAHYHADHAVLLMLKGDAQAAEEHFEVCGERGLMYLAARLANAAYLPAFDQAEREVLLVEFTTLFHDAWQTERELTLSGALDWARDTLPFKLAEHAARLRNGLEAMLSATWPANLRTTR from the coding sequence ATGGCCTTTGACGACTGGCTCGCGGTCGAACGCGTCCGGCAACCCGAGCGCGTCGTCGTCGCCGTATGCGCAGGGCTGCCCGACATGATCGGGCGCGCGGCCCCGATACATATTCAGGAGATCCTCCGATCACTCGACCGGCTCGACCCCTGGAACGAAGCAATCGCCCGCCTTGGCTTCTCGGCCGATCATGCGGCGGGAGATATCGCGTCGCTGCATCGGCGGTATCGTCGCCTCTGTGACGGATTGACCAAGGAGTTCGGGGTCGACCCGTCGACCGAGACGCAGACGATGTTCGAGCGGCTGTCGACCATGGGAACTCCTGCCCCGGTCGGCCCCGTGGTCGCCGCACCTTCCGCGAGTGCTGTGTTGCCAACGGTTCTGGTCAGCCCAATCGAGACTATCACCGACGACCGGGTGTCGCGCGACATCGCCGAGGTTCTCACCGACGATATCCGTACCGCGCTCGCGCCGTATCGTGAAATTCGCGTCGTCGCCTTGGCGGCTGACGTCGCAAGCGTGAAAGATACGGTCGCAGACGCGCTGGCTGCTTATGTTCTTACGGGAAAAATTAGGCTGATCGGCGCGCAGATCCGCCTCAACCTGCAGCTTGGCAATATCGCAACCGGCATCATCGTCTGGTCGGACCAACTCAGCGTCGAGCAAACTAATCTATCGACGGCAATCGATGACGTCGTCGCAAAAGCAGTCGGTTCGATTCTCCCGGCGATCGAGTCCGATATCACGTCCATGCCCGAACTCGCCGCATATGCTGGTGCCGACGACATCATTCTTTTCGCCAAGGCTCGACGGTTGATGAGCTTCGATAGGACCCTGCCGGAAATCCAGGCGGCGGCCGCGATGCTCGAAGAGATCGTGGAGCGCAATCCGCGCCACGTTCACGCGACGATCTGGCTTGCAAGGATGTACAATACCGATTTTTGGCAGAAGATTGCTGGCCATGATGTCGCCGCGTTCCGCGCCCGAGCGCTCGATCTGGCGCGCCGCGCCACCGCCTATGAACCGAGCGACGGCCGGTTGCTGTTGCGCCTCTCATGGTGCTACCTGCGGTCCCGGAACTGGCTTCGTGCAGATCGCGGCTTTCGCAAGGCCATCACGCAGATGCTCAACCACGCTGACAGCATGAACGAATGCGCCGCCGGTCTTTGTATCTTAGGGGAGCTCGAAGATGCCGAGCGATACATGCAGCGTGCCTTTGCCCTCAATCCCGCTGCCCCGGCGCATTACCACGCCGACCATGCCGTATTGTTGATGCTCAAGGGCGATGCGCAAGCCGCCGAGGAGCATTTTGAGGTCTGCGGCGAGCGGGGCCTGATGTATCTCGCCGCCCGGCTCGCCAATGCGGCATATCTGCCTGCCTTCGACCAGGCTGAACGCGAGGTCTTGCTCGTCGAATTCACCACGCTGTTTCATGACGCATGGCAGACGGAGCGTGAATTAACGCTCAGCGGCGCGCTAGATTGGGCGAGGGATACGCTACCGTTCAAGCTAGCGGAGCACGCGGCACGGCTTCGCAACGGACTGGAAGCGATGCTCAGCGCAACGTGGCCAGCAAATCTGCGTACAACCCGGTGA
- a CDS encoding YcaO-like family protein gives MARQAAAVAGVSRLADVSGLVPLGIPVYQAVRPMARLLSVSQGKGLSRMAAMVSALLEAVEIDTAERLGAPPATAALDALDDATIDLWSSAPRRAYGTRLDPSLPRAWLEGRDLLSDRRALLPWDLLSLDICRPILPDIRPASVGLATGNNIIEATVGAVGELVEHDLHAALRHLAPREMRACQLDLASVDDPICAALLRRIVSRRFSLRIWSMGQDANIAAFRCTISEALPTGACLPPTAGTGCHPDRTIALIRAVLEAVQSRVTMVAGSREDLTIAHYLNGPEKSLQLVFGTLAFGPGPLAWSDIPHRATGGAAEDLDHLLAVAASRSTLPLVLYTHTPPHPDLVIVHALAPGLEDLERQASDGVSETLQRGRRPARVRIRSHRPLLFIGPSLPPEGVPDTIEVRPPLSCGDIAALLVDPPPAVGIVDGCFETAPTVWHKEILDLIALGVPVLGGASLGAIRAAELDRHGMIGVGTIYAAYRDRMIQRDDAVMLSHGPAEIGYPHLTIALVDAEAALLELDLPSKERRQLQRIIRTMSFAERSWSRCFDVFHARTRQPVSIDRAVLTTIPSLKQADARLLIAELGDARRHAARPRPPLTGLYADLLATLR, from the coding sequence GTGGCGCGGCAGGCGGCGGCAGTTGCCGGCGTGTCGCGCCTCGCCGACGTATCCGGGCTCGTGCCCTTGGGCATTCCAGTTTACCAGGCAGTGCGGCCGATGGCGCGATTGCTGTCGGTCTCGCAAGGCAAGGGCCTATCGCGCATGGCAGCGATGGTCTCGGCGCTGCTCGAAGCAGTCGAGATCGATACAGCGGAGCGACTGGGCGCGCCGCCAGCAACCGCGGCCCTCGACGCGCTCGACGATGCGACGATCGACCTATGGTCGTCGGCGCCGCGAAGGGCCTACGGCACCCGGCTGGATCCGAGCCTCCCGCGCGCCTGGCTCGAGGGTCGCGACCTTCTCAGTGACCGACGCGCCTTGCTGCCTTGGGACCTGCTGTCCCTGGACATTTGCCGTCCGATATTGCCGGATATTCGGCCCGCCTCGGTCGGATTGGCGACCGGCAATAATATCATCGAGGCAACGGTCGGCGCGGTCGGCGAATTGGTCGAACACGACCTTCATGCCGCCCTGCGCCATCTCGCGCCGCGAGAAATGCGCGCGTGCCAGCTCGATCTCGCGAGCGTCGACGACCCTATATGTGCGGCCTTGCTGCGGCGGATTGTATCGCGCCGTTTTTCACTCAGGATATGGAGTATGGGGCAGGACGCGAACATCGCCGCGTTTCGCTGTACGATCTCCGAAGCTTTACCAACTGGGGCATGCTTACCGCCGACCGCCGGCACCGGTTGCCACCCCGACCGCACTATTGCGCTGATCCGCGCCGTGCTTGAGGCCGTCCAGTCGCGGGTCACTATGGTTGCAGGCTCGCGCGAAGACCTCACGATTGCGCATTACCTCAACGGTCCGGAAAAATCACTCCAGCTTGTTTTCGGCACGTTGGCGTTCGGACCCGGGCCACTAGCATGGTCGGATATCCCGCATCGCGCAACGGGCGGGGCAGCTGAAGACCTTGACCATTTGCTGGCGGTCGCCGCTTCGCGTTCGACGCTTCCCCTTGTGCTCTACACGCATACGCCGCCGCATCCCGACCTTGTCATTGTTCACGCGCTCGCCCCGGGGCTCGAGGACCTCGAACGGCAGGCATCGGACGGAGTTTCCGAGACGTTGCAGCGCGGTCGGCGTCCGGCACGTGTTCGGATACGCTCGCATCGGCCCTTGTTGTTTATTGGACCGAGCCTGCCGCCCGAAGGGGTGCCCGACACGATTGAGGTCCGGCCGCCGCTGAGTTGCGGCGATATCGCAGCGCTTCTTGTCGATCCGCCGCCGGCGGTCGGCATCGTCGACGGCTGCTTCGAAACCGCGCCGACGGTATGGCACAAGGAAATTCTCGACCTGATCGCGCTCGGAGTGCCGGTTTTGGGCGGCGCCAGCCTTGGCGCGATCCGCGCGGCCGAGCTCGACCGGCATGGTATGATCGGGGTCGGCACGATCTACGCCGCGTATAGAGACAGGATGATCCAGCGTGACGATGCCGTCATGCTGAGCCACGGCCCCGCCGAAATCGGCTATCCGCATCTGACGATCGCGCTCGTCGACGCCGAGGCGGCCCTTCTTGAGCTCGACCTGCCAAGCAAGGAACGGCGGCAACTGCAACGTATTATCCGGACGATGTCGTTCGCCGAGCGAAGCTGGTCGCGTTGCTTCGACGTGTTTCATGCGCGTACCCGACAGCCAGTTTCAATCGATCGAGCGGTGCTGACGACGATACCGTCGTTGAAACAGGCCGATGCACGGCTGCTCATTGCCGAACTAGGCGATGCTCGTCGTCACGCGGCGCGTCCGCGCCCGCCGCTCACCGGGTTGTACGCAGATTTGCTGGCCACGTTGCGCTGA
- a CDS encoding UrcA family protein, whose protein sequence is MRNSALFSLAFLASAPSLAAGPLTGSVPIQHVSYADLNLASNAGQATLQHRVARAIDVVCGETYGAPLSVEATTKTCKRQALVSTARQMTVAVANATTQTGRETQIAIR, encoded by the coding sequence ATGCGTAACTCGGCTCTCTTCTCGCTCGCATTTCTGGCTTCGGCTCCGTCGCTCGCCGCAGGACCGCTGACGGGATCCGTCCCGATCCAGCATGTCAGCTACGCCGACCTCAACCTCGCATCCAATGCCGGCCAAGCGACTCTGCAGCATCGTGTCGCCCGCGCGATCGACGTGGTGTGTGGAGAAACCTACGGCGCGCCCCTATCGGTCGAGGCGACGACCAAAACGTGCAAGCGGCAGGCCCTGGTCTCGACCGCTCGTCAGATGACGGTGGCAGTGGCGAATGCAACGACCCAGACAGGCCGCGAAACGCAGATTGCAATCCGCTGA
- a CDS encoding PEPxxWA-CTERM sorting domain-containing protein, whose amino-acid sequence MGIAALLATLVASRAQANYVNVTYSGIVSAVDVYDGDDGTTFSLGDRVSYSATFDPKKLMDYTSTTNATVAKFYGSSAVQFTSVKATSLSDDPYASLSITVGNTVFSKFNQINYGTPTSDTTVDLGSGNFPIIEYLHGSFAGIGGVFHIRHGITIYTDPIAAANGAFQDRLGLDHDFELDDRTSDGQGNLFGKPIFANVASVVEPTSWSMMVGGFGLVGATIRRRKSATDMRLTAR is encoded by the coding sequence TTGGGAATCGCAGCGCTTCTTGCGACGCTTGTCGCGTCGCGGGCGCAGGCAAATTATGTGAACGTTACCTATAGCGGCATTGTGAGCGCGGTCGATGTATATGACGGCGACGACGGCACTACATTTTCGCTGGGCGACCGCGTTTCATATTCGGCGACGTTCGATCCGAAAAAGCTGATGGACTACACGAGCACAACCAACGCGACCGTCGCCAAATTCTATGGCTCGTCTGCGGTCCAGTTCACGAGCGTCAAGGCCACTAGCCTGTCCGACGATCCCTATGCGTCTCTCTCGATCACCGTCGGCAACACGGTGTTCTCGAAGTTCAATCAGATTAACTACGGAACGCCGACCAGTGACACTACTGTGGACTTGGGTTCAGGAAATTTTCCGATAATCGAGTATTTGCACGGATCATTCGCCGGGATTGGAGGCGTATTTCATATCAGACATGGCATTACCATTTACACTGATCCAATTGCTGCTGCAAACGGTGCCTTTCAAGACCGTTTGGGCCTCGATCACGATTTCGAACTCGATGATCGGACAAGCGATGGGCAGGGGAATCTTTTTGGCAAACCGATCTTTGCGAATGTCGCTTCGGTGGTCGAGCCCACGTCCTGGTCGATGATGGTTGGCGGTTTCGGCCTCGTCGGTGCCACAATTCGGCGTCGTAAAAGCGCGACAGATATGCGTTTGACAGCCCGATAG
- a CDS encoding PEPxxWA-CTERM sorting domain-containing protein, giving the protein MLRVAIITSIAAALLATASAHATNFTETADFSDDPDRPTLLGDLTRGTNLISGVIDTFGSRVGPHGERTHQDMDYVTFIVPTGERLTKFVVGPGTSIITDPRIDSMFLGLASGADVSVNPSFTSAAGLLGWTLVTQAQVGTDILPAIGKATAPGFPVPGATTFNGPLGAGTYSLWLYDGDEGASYSFNAVTAAVPEPATWAMMIIGFGVVGLGMRHRSTRSINFT; this is encoded by the coding sequence ATGCTCCGCGTCGCCATTATCACCTCGATCGCTGCAGCGCTGCTGGCTACTGCCTCCGCGCACGCCACGAACTTCACTGAGACGGCCGACTTCTCGGATGATCCGGATCGTCCGACGCTCCTCGGGGATCTGACACGCGGCACCAATCTGATTAGCGGCGTGATCGACACGTTCGGTTCTCGTGTTGGCCCGCATGGCGAACGCACGCACCAGGACATGGATTATGTGACGTTTATCGTTCCCACCGGCGAACGTCTGACAAAATTTGTGGTCGGTCCGGGGACATCGATTATAACGGACCCGCGGATCGATAGCATGTTCCTTGGATTGGCATCGGGCGCCGATGTTTCGGTCAATCCCTCGTTCACTTCGGCGGCAGGTCTGCTGGGTTGGACGCTCGTGACCCAGGCCCAGGTCGGGACCGACATATTGCCTGCCATCGGCAAAGCCACGGCACCCGGCTTTCCGGTCCCAGGTGCGACTACCTTCAATGGGCCGCTTGGCGCGGGTACCTACTCTCTTTGGCTCTACGACGGCGACGAAGGCGCGTCGTACAGCTTCAACGCCGTTACTGCAGCGGTCCCCGAGCCAGCTACATGGGCAATGATGATAATCGGGTTTGGCGTGGTCGGTCTCGGTATGCGCCACCGTTCCACACGATCGATAAATTTTACCTAA
- a CDS encoding NmrA family NAD(P)-binding protein has translation MSSIGPIVLAGATGDLGKRIAVAMGRRHMAFRVLIRSETPAKARADLQATGADLVVVDYNDAAALRRACEGASCIVSALNGLEPVMIETQGNLLDAAVATGVPRFIPSDYSLDFTKTKPGGNRNLDLRRRFMAQIDTRPISATSVLNGAFADLLTGQAPIVLHKQRKILYWGTADQKLDFTAKNDVADYVAAATLDETTPRILRIAGTTVSPRELADIMTSLTGHKFGLWRAGGIGLLSIVIGVARTLSPSNRAIFPVWQGMQYLRDMSSGRGQLEPLDNDRYGVRSWKTARDVLGMTN, from the coding sequence ATGAGCTCTATTGGACCGATCGTTCTTGCTGGCGCCACGGGCGACCTCGGTAAGCGCATCGCCGTCGCCATGGGCCGGCGACATATGGCCTTCCGTGTGCTGATCCGGTCCGAGACGCCGGCAAAAGCGCGGGCTGACTTGCAGGCGACGGGCGCGGACCTCGTAGTGGTCGATTATAACGATGCCGCAGCGTTGCGCCGCGCCTGCGAGGGCGCGTCTTGTATCGTCTCCGCGCTAAACGGGCTGGAGCCGGTGATGATCGAGACGCAAGGAAACCTGCTCGACGCGGCGGTAGCGACGGGCGTCCCGCGCTTCATTCCGTCCGATTATTCGCTCGACTTCACGAAGACCAAGCCGGGCGGCAATCGTAACCTCGATCTGCGCCGTCGGTTCATGGCGCAGATCGATACGCGGCCGATTAGCGCAACCTCGGTTCTCAACGGCGCGTTCGCCGACCTGCTGACCGGGCAAGCGCCGATCGTGCTCCACAAACAACGCAAGATTCTTTACTGGGGGACTGCAGACCAGAAGCTCGACTTCACCGCGAAGAACGATGTTGCGGATTATGTTGCCGCGGCGACACTGGACGAGACAACGCCGCGGATCCTGCGGATCGCTGGCACCACCGTGAGCCCGCGCGAACTTGCGGACATCATGACAAGTTTGACGGGGCATAAGTTTGGCTTGTGGCGTGCCGGCGGGATCGGTTTGCTGAGCATCGTGATCGGCGTCGCAAGGACATTAAGCCCGAGCAATAGGGCCATATTCCCGGTGTGGCAGGGGATGCAATATCTCCGCGATATGTCCAGTGGGCGCGGCCAGCTCGAGCCGCTCGATAATGACCGCTATGGTGTCAGAAGCTGGAAAACAGCCAGGGATGTTTTGGGAATGACGAACTAG
- a CDS encoding epoxide hydrolase family protein, protein MSVAVEPFHLSVPEDQLSDLRRRLDATRWPDRETVTDTRQGPNLEKLRALIDYWRNDYDWRRCERMLNGLGQHRTVIDGLGLHFLHIRSPEPGALPLIMTHGWPGSVLEFHKVIGPLTDPAAYDGDPKDAFHLVIPTLPGFGFSDKPAEPGWGIPRIADAWATLMDRLGYDRWVAQGGDWGAAVTTAIGYKAPQGCVGIHLNFVMYQPTPDETAGATPAEQAMLDSMAYYQNVLSGYAQLQGTRPQTIGYALADSPIGQAAWIYAMLQDVSDSDGNAEKAFTYDEILDDIMLYWLPDAGASSARLYWEGQSSIANPPSAPIRTRAAISMFPKELVRLSRRWAETRFANLVHFNELDRGGHFAALEQPALFVDEIRTGFREMRA, encoded by the coding sequence ATGTCCGTTGCCGTCGAACCGTTTCATTTGTCGGTACCCGAGGACCAACTCAGCGACCTGCGCCGGCGACTGGACGCCACGCGCTGGCCTGATCGCGAAACCGTCACCGACACGCGGCAGGGCCCGAACCTCGAGAAGCTCCGGGCGCTCATCGATTATTGGCGCAACGACTATGACTGGCGGCGCTGCGAACGAATGCTCAATGGCCTTGGCCAGCATCGCACTGTGATCGACGGGCTTGGCCTTCATTTCCTGCACATTCGTTCGCCCGAGCCCGGCGCATTACCGCTGATCATGACGCATGGATGGCCGGGGTCGGTGCTCGAGTTTCACAAGGTGATCGGACCGCTTACGGATCCGGCGGCTTACGACGGCGATCCCAAGGATGCGTTTCACCTTGTGATCCCGACGCTCCCCGGATTTGGCTTTTCGGATAAGCCAGCCGAGCCGGGCTGGGGCATTCCGCGGATCGCCGATGCCTGGGCGACTTTGATGGATCGGCTAGGCTATGATCGTTGGGTGGCGCAGGGTGGCGACTGGGGCGCGGCGGTGACGACCGCGATTGGCTACAAGGCACCGCAAGGCTGCGTTGGCATCCACCTCAACTTCGTAATGTACCAACCCACCCCGGACGAAACGGCCGGTGCCACACCGGCGGAGCAGGCCATGCTCGATAGCATGGCCTATTATCAGAACGTGCTGTCGGGCTATGCGCAGCTGCAGGGTACGCGGCCCCAGACGATCGGCTACGCGCTCGCGGATTCGCCCATCGGGCAGGCGGCGTGGATCTACGCCATGCTGCAGGACGTCTCGGACAGTGACGGGAATGCCGAAAAGGCGTTTACGTACGACGAGATTCTGGACGACATCATGCTGTATTGGCTGCCCGACGCGGGCGCGTCGTCCGCGCGCCTCTACTGGGAAGGTCAGTCGTCTATAGCCAATCCGCCTTCCGCGCCAATACGGACACGTGCGGCGATCAGCATGTTCCCCAAGGAACTCGTTCGGCTGTCGCGGCGCTGGGCAGAGACGCGGTTCGCCAATCTGGTGCACTTCAACGAACTCGATCGTGGCGGCCATTTCGCGGCGCTTGAACAACCGGCGCTGTTCGTCGACGAGATTAGGACTGGTTTTCGGGAGATGCGCGCATGA
- a CDS encoding IS630 family transposase — MRTGIRIEVTASDRARLEAIVSARGSPQKHVWRARIILLTDQGLGTLAIMAAAGKSKTCVWRWQERFMAQGVDGLLRDKTRPPGIAPLEAGLVDRIVALTLERPDHEATHWTVRAMAKAVGIAASSVVKIWHDHGLAPHRWRSFKLSNDKAFAEKLHDVVGLYVSPPAHAIVLSVDEKSQIQALDRTQPGLPLKRGRGATMTHDYKRNGTTTLFAALNVLDGSVIGRNMQRHRHQEFIRFLNAVEAELPADKAVHVILDNYATHKQPKVRAWLGRHPRWTFHFVPTSCSWLNAVEGFFAKLTRRRLKNGVFCSVVDLQAAINRFIKEHNQEPRPFVWRADPNEIIAAVRRGHQTLESVH, encoded by the coding sequence ATGCGCACTGGTATCAGGATCGAGGTCACGGCCTCAGACAGGGCTCGGCTTGAAGCGATTGTCTCGGCGCGGGGTTCGCCGCAGAAGCATGTCTGGCGTGCACGGATCATTCTGCTCACGGATCAAGGGCTGGGAACGCTCGCGATCATGGCGGCGGCCGGCAAGTCGAAGACCTGCGTGTGGCGCTGGCAGGAACGCTTCATGGCCCAAGGTGTCGATGGTTTGCTGCGCGACAAGACCCGCCCGCCGGGCATCGCTCCGCTCGAGGCGGGGCTCGTCGACAGGATCGTGGCCCTGACCCTTGAACGCCCCGACCATGAAGCGACGCACTGGACGGTCCGTGCGATGGCCAAGGCGGTCGGCATCGCTGCGTCCTCGGTTGTGAAGATCTGGCACGACCATGGCCTGGCACCGCACCGCTGGCGGAGCTTCAAGCTGTCCAACGACAAGGCGTTTGCCGAGAAGCTGCACGACGTGGTCGGCCTCTATGTCTCGCCGCCGGCACACGCGATCGTGCTGTCGGTGGACGAGAAGAGCCAGATCCAGGCGCTCGACCGTACCCAGCCGGGGCTGCCGCTCAAGCGCGGCCGCGGTGCGACCATGACCCACGACTACAAGCGCAACGGGACGACGACCTTGTTCGCGGCGCTGAACGTGCTCGACGGCTCGGTGATCGGGCGCAACATGCAGCGCCATCGGCACCAGGAGTTCATCCGCTTCCTGAACGCCGTCGAGGCCGAGTTGCCCGCCGACAAGGCCGTCCACGTCATCCTCGACAATTACGCCACACACAAACAGCCCAAGGTCCGCGCCTGGCTCGGCCGGCATCCGCGCTGGACGTTCCACTTCGTGCCGACGTCGTGTTCGTGGCTCAACGCCGTAGAGGGCTTCTTTGCCAAGCTGACCCGCCGGCGCCTGAAGAATGGCGTCTTCTGCTCCGTCGTCGACCTCCAGGCCGCCATCAACCGCTTCATCAAGGAGCACAATCAGGAACCGCGTCCCTTCGTCTGGCGCGCCGATCCAAACGAAATCATCGCCGCCGTCAGACGCGGGCACCAAACGTTAGAATCAGTCCACTAG
- a CDS encoding LysR family transcriptional regulator has translation MELNDLRAFARTADIGSVSGAARSLGLPKSTVSRALTRLEADIGALLIDRSTRHLRLTDAGMLFHPYATRILADVDEAGTALDNFTGIPRGTLRISAPFTFVVALVAPMLPDFLARYPEIRVILDVENRIIDMPVEPADLVIRVGTLPDSDLIARHLLATEAWTCASPGYLAAYGIPASVADLRRHTMIGYADRQETWSYRRSSGDVEHFKFSAAHAVSDSIALEAMLIAGGGIGRLPDFIARRAVATGDLMRLFPETTGDTLEVNALYTSHRSLSAKVRAFIDALIGHLSGGQG, from the coding sequence ATGGAACTGAACGATCTCCGCGCGTTTGCGCGTACCGCCGATATCGGCAGCGTTTCCGGTGCGGCACGGTCGCTTGGTCTGCCGAAGTCGACCGTCAGCCGAGCGCTGACGCGGCTTGAGGCCGACATCGGCGCCTTACTAATTGATCGCTCGACCCGGCATCTGCGACTGACCGATGCAGGAATGCTCTTTCATCCCTACGCCACGCGGATCCTCGCCGACGTCGACGAGGCGGGAACCGCGCTCGACAACTTCACCGGTATTCCCCGCGGAACGCTACGGATCAGCGCACCGTTCACCTTCGTGGTCGCACTCGTCGCGCCGATGCTGCCGGACTTTCTTGCGCGCTATCCCGAAATCCGGGTCATCCTCGATGTCGAGAATCGCATCATCGACATGCCAGTCGAACCGGCAGATCTTGTGATCCGCGTCGGCACCCTCCCCGACAGCGACCTCATCGCCCGGCATCTGCTGGCCACCGAGGCGTGGACCTGCGCCAGTCCCGGCTATCTTGCGGCATATGGGATACCGGCGAGCGTCGCCGACCTTCGTCGACACACGATGATCGGTTACGCCGATCGCCAAGAAACCTGGTCGTATCGCCGATCGTCAGGCGACGTCGAACACTTCAAATTTAGCGCCGCGCATGCCGTGTCCGACTCGATTGCCCTCGAAGCAATGTTGATCGCCGGCGGCGGTATCGGCCGGCTGCCGGACTTCATCGCGCGGCGGGCGGTCGCCACGGGCGATCTGATGCGGCTGTTCCCCGAGACTACCGGAGACACGTTGGAGGTGAACGCACTCTACACGAGCCATCGCAGCCTTTCCGCGAAGGTCCGGGCTTTCATCGATGCTTTGATCGGGCATCTGTCGGGCGGTCAAGGGTAA
- a CDS encoding IS1380 family transposase, whose translation MAEDSVAGFGFPAICRKKVTAAFDGGRLTSNGGVPLLAQAERAMDIAGRLAGCIADPRDQSRVVHGLADILRARILAIACGYEDADDLDDLRHDPGFKLAAGKLPGGAVGLASQPTMSRWENAPTTRELVRMMDVMVDIYCASYPAPPATVTLDIDETVDVVHGGQQLSFWNGHYGERCFLPLHVYDTATGRPVAMLLRTGKTPSGAEIAGHVRRLIRRIKGHWPDTRITLRGDGHYGRPDVMAWCEANAVDYVFGLPGNRTLHADPVIAAAADAVCVDRATRALPVLRRYAETSYAARSWGDTGRRVVARIEATTMGLDIRFVVTSLKGGSAQHIYDTLYCARGQAENLIKLHKTQLKSDRTSCRSANANQMRLFLHTAAYWLMWRLRQALPKTTALRAAEFATIRLRLIKVAARVIETATRIRIALASACPDAALFRHVALSLRAASP comes from the coding sequence ATGGCTGAGGATAGCGTTGCCGGTTTCGGATTCCCAGCCATTTGCCGCAAGAAAGTGACGGCGGCGTTCGATGGCGGGCGGCTGACATCGAACGGCGGTGTGCCGCTGCTGGCGCAGGCGGAGCGCGCGATGGACATTGCCGGCCGCCTGGCCGGTTGCATCGCCGACCCCCGCGACCAAAGCCGTGTTGTCCATGGTCTGGCCGACATCCTGCGAGCGCGGATACTGGCGATCGCCTGCGGCTATGAGGATGCCGACGATCTCGATGATCTGCGCCACGATCCCGGCTTCAAGCTGGCGGCGGGCAAGTTGCCCGGCGGCGCTGTCGGCCTGGCCAGCCAGCCGACGATGAGCCGCTGGGAGAACGCCCCGACAACCCGCGAGCTGGTGCGGATGATGGACGTCATGGTCGATATCTACTGCGCCAGCTATCCCGCTCCGCCGGCGACGGTGACGCTCGACATCGACGAGACGGTCGATGTCGTCCACGGCGGCCAGCAGCTGTCGTTCTGGAACGGCCATTATGGCGAACGCTGCTTCCTGCCGCTCCATGTCTACGACACCGCCACCGGGCGGCCGGTGGCGATGCTGTTGCGCACCGGCAAGACCCCCTCAGGGGCCGAGATCGCCGGCCATGTCCGCCGACTGATCCGGCGTATCAAGGGCCACTGGCCCGACACACGGATCACGCTGCGCGGCGACGGTCATTATGGCCGGCCCGATGTCATGGCGTGGTGCGAGGCCAACGCGGTCGATTATGTCTTCGGGCTCCCCGGCAACCGGACGCTGCACGCCGATCCCGTCATTGCCGCCGCCGCCGATGCGGTCTGCGTCGACCGTGCCACCCGCGCGCTACCGGTGCTGCGCCGCTATGCCGAGACCAGCTATGCGGCCAGGAGCTGGGGCGACACTGGCAGGCGGGTTGTCGCGCGCATCGAGGCCACCACGATGGGGCTCGACATCCGCTTCGTCGTCACCTCGCTCAAGGGTGGCAGCGCCCAGCATATCTACGACACGCTCTATTGCGCCCGCGGCCAGGCCGAGAACCTGATCAAGCTCCACAAGACCCAGTTGAAGAGCGATCGCACCTCGTGTCGCTCCGCCAATGCCAACCAGATGCGGCTGTTCCTGCACACCGCCGCCTACTGGTTGATGTGGCGCCTACGCCAGGCGCTGCCGAAAACCACTGCGCTCAGGGCCGCTGAGTTCGCGACCATCCGCCTGCGGCTGATCAAGGTCGCGGCCCGCGTCATCGAGACCGCCACCCGGATCCGCATCGCGCTCGCCAGCGCCTGTCCCGATGCGGCGCTGTTCCGCCATGTCGCCCTCAGCTTGCGCGCCGCAAGCCCATAG